The sequence below is a genomic window from Pseudodesulfovibrio senegalensis.
CGACCTTGAGCGCATGCGCGCACATTTCAAGGCCGAGCCGCGGCTTTTGGCCGTGGGCGAGATCGGGCTGGATTTTTATTGGGACCATGTGCCGCACGACGTGCAGGCCGAAGCGTTCGTGCGCCAGCTGCACATGGCCCGTGAACTGGGCAAACCCGTGGTCATCCACTCCCGCGATGCGCATGAACGCACCGTGGAGATCCTGGAGGCCGAGGGTTTCCGTGACTATCCGGTGCTGTGGCACTGTTTTGGCGGCGATGCGGGCTTTGCCGCGCGGGTGGTTTCCAACGGCTGGATGGTTTCCGTGCCCGGTCCGGTGACTTTCAACAAGAACGTGGAAACGCAGGCCGCGGTCGCCTCGGTGCCGCTGGACCGGCTGGTGCTGGAAACGGACTGCCCGTACCTGACGCCCGAGCCGTGGCGCGGCAAGCGCAACCATCCGGCGCTGGTGGTGTTCACCGCGGAGAAGGTGGCCCTGCTCAAGGCGATCTCCGTGCAGGACCTTTGGCGCATCACCGGGGAGAATGCCCGCAGGTTTTTCGGGCTGGAAAAGCTGGCCTATTGATGTGATTTCGGGCTGCCGCGCCCATGAAAAAGGCCCGCCGAAAGCGGGCCTGAAAAGCGATGATGCGGGAATGACCGGCTATTTTTTTGCAGCGCAACTGCCGCCGCAGCCTTTGCGCATTTTGCGGATGGGTTCTTCCGGGTCCACCAGAGATGGCTCCTGATCCGCTTCCAGATGTCCCTTTTCGCG
It includes:
- a CDS encoding TatD family hydrolase; amino-acid sequence: MSKKKKKNRREPETLELSCVGVETHAHLDLEDFDEDREELLERARACGVSAIGNVFLGPDAFERNRTLFDAHPEVFFLLGIHPNNTDRCTDDDLERMRAHFKAEPRLLAVGEIGLDFYWDHVPHDVQAEAFVRQLHMARELGKPVVIHSRDAHERTVEILEAEGFRDYPVLWHCFGGDAGFAARVVSNGWMVSVPGPVTFNKNVETQAAVASVPLDRLVLETDCPYLTPEPWRGKRNHPALVVFTAEKVALLKAISVQDLWRITGENARRFFGLEKLAY